The following coding sequences lie in one Peribacillus frigoritolerans genomic window:
- a CDS encoding glycerol-3-phosphate responsive antiterminator: protein MDQKILPASASMKDFERFLESSYEIGVFLDLHISQLKNVSMMAKQHNKKMIYHVDLIHGIRSDEYATEFICQEYNPYGLISTKSSVILKAKQKGVIAIQRIFLIDSHALEKSYKLVQKTKPDYIEVLPGAMPWMIKEVKERLQTPIFAGGLIRTSDEVLNALDAGASSITTSKTELWDIV from the coding sequence ATGGATCAGAAGATTTTGCCTGCTTCAGCAAGCATGAAGGATTTTGAAAGATTTCTAGAAAGTTCCTATGAAATAGGTGTGTTTCTTGATTTGCATATCTCACAATTGAAAAATGTAAGTATGATGGCAAAGCAGCATAATAAGAAAATGATTTATCATGTCGATTTGATCCATGGCATAAGAAGTGATGAGTACGCGACAGAATTCATTTGTCAGGAATATAACCCCTATGGGCTGATTTCGACTAAATCAAGCGTTATATTGAAGGCGAAGCAAAAGGGGGTCATTGCCATCCAGCGAATCTTTTTAATAGACTCACATGCGCTTGAGAAAAGCTATAAGCTGGTGCAGAAAACCAAGCCGGATTATATCGAAGTATTGCCGGGCGCTATGCCATGGATGATAAAAGAAGTGAAGGAACGATTGCAGACACCGATATTTGCAGGTGGCCTCATACGTACTTCGGATGAAGTCCTGAATGCCCTTGATGCCGGCGCCTCGTCAATCACCACTTCAAAAACTGAATTATGGGATATCGTCTAA
- a CDS encoding 5-methyltetrahydropteroyltriglutamate--homocysteine S-methyltransferase — MSITLTKAPFRADHVGSLLRPERLHIARKQFREGTLSAERLREIETEEIKRIVDKQIEVGLEAVTDGEFRRTWWHFDFLEHLNGIEGYVTEKGLTFDGVETERYNVRNIAKVSFNPEHPFIRDFIELDKIVNGRAVAKQTIPSPNQLFAAGIHNEDIYPDIEDYANDIIKAYQHALKAFYEAGVRYLQLDDVYIARLSAPDFQFKDGKYTREQLIDLALRVINGALEGKPEDLVVTTHLCRGNYQSTWAFEGSYAHIAPTLLAKEKVDGFFLEYDDQRSGDFKPLEYIPNGGARVVLGVVTSKNGEIEEKEAVKARIKEASDFVPLEQLCLSPQCGFASTHHGNKLTEEQQWEKLKFVVDIAKEVWE, encoded by the coding sequence ATGTCAATCACATTAACGAAAGCGCCATTCAGGGCCGATCACGTCGGAAGTTTATTAAGACCGGAACGTTTACATATTGCCAGAAAGCAATTTAGGGAGGGTACCCTTTCAGCAGAGCGGCTTCGTGAAATTGAAACCGAAGAAATCAAACGGATTGTCGATAAACAAATTGAAGTTGGTTTAGAGGCCGTTACGGACGGTGAGTTCAGACGAACATGGTGGCACTTTGACTTCCTCGAACATTTAAATGGCATCGAGGGTTATGTAACTGAAAAAGGCCTCACATTCGATGGTGTGGAAACAGAGAGATATAATGTTCGCAATATCGCGAAGGTTTCATTCAACCCTGAACATCCCTTCATTCGTGATTTCATTGAATTGGACAAAATCGTGAACGGACGTGCCGTTGCCAAACAAACCATTCCCAGTCCGAATCAATTATTTGCTGCAGGCATTCATAATGAAGACATCTACCCTGATATTGAAGATTATGCAAATGATATCATCAAGGCGTATCAGCATGCTTTGAAAGCCTTTTATGAAGCAGGTGTGCGTTATCTTCAATTGGATGATGTATATATTGCCAGGCTTTCAGCTCCAGATTTCCAGTTCAAAGATGGAAAATATACGAGGGAACAGTTAATTGATCTTGCACTTCGTGTCATTAATGGCGCATTGGAAGGAAAACCAGAAGACCTTGTCGTCACTACCCATCTATGTCGTGGAAACTACCAGTCGACATGGGCGTTTGAAGGAAGCTATGCCCATATCGCCCCAACTTTATTGGCAAAAGAAAAAGTGGATGGATTCTTCTTGGAATATGATGATCAACGCTCAGGGGATTTCAAACCATTGGAATACATTCCAAATGGCGGGGCACGGGTCGTATTGGGTGTCGTCACTTCAAAAAATGGAGAAATCGAAGAAAAGGAAGCAGTTAAGGCTCGCATCAAGGAAGCGTCAGACTTCGTTCCTCTCGAACAATTATGCTTAAGCCCGCAATGCGGCTTCGCCTCCACCCATCACGGCAACAAGCTAACGGAAGAACAGCAATGGGAAAAGCTGAAATTCGTCGTTGATATAGCAAAAGAAGTATGGGAGTGA